The proteins below are encoded in one region of Ammospiza caudacuta isolate bAmmCau1 chromosome 33, bAmmCau1.pri, whole genome shotgun sequence:
- the LOC131570241 gene encoding hydroperoxide isomerase ALOXE3-like isoform X2 — translation MATYKVTVATGDMVEAGTNNSISITLVGAYGESRQTTISFLFLPGKERSLSVHCGQDLGPIVLIRLHKWRLFLEDAWFCKDVRVAAPNGTLYRFPCYQWLEGVTTVEVREGSGKKLVDDKLQILKEHRHRELAARQEAYRWKNFAQGWPRCLNVDSIFELDSNIQFSRIRANNFTGFLIFQGASHFLSGFLLRRSSWNSLDEMRTIFSRTQGRDIVPEYVAKHWQEDDFFGSQFLTGNNPIIIHRCTTLPLNFPVTPEMVAGSLGGATDLGKELQEGRIFIVDYKVLEDIPTDTIYGRQQHIAAPLCLLHQGTDGLLRPIAIQLSQTPGPHSPIFLPSDDEWDWLLAKTWVRNADFYSHQLLTHLLRTHLFGEVFAIATLRHLPTCHPLFKLLMPHFHFTLHINTLARSVLINQGGLIDKRGLEQVTYTSLCLPDDIRHRGMSHVPNYYYRDDGMSLWEAIESFVTGIVAFYYDGDAAVSGDTELQAWVMDIFTNGFLGRTSSGIPSSLQTVVELIKFLTMVMFTCSAQHAAVNNGQYDLGAFVPNAPSSMRHPPPSEKGRAFLQHFLDTIPEVATTANILVALILLSSQLKDRRLLGQYPEEWFTEAEPRRLIRAFQGRLEEIRDRIEERNQQAELRYNYLNPLETENSISI, via the exons ATGGCCACCTACAAGGTGACAGTGGCAACAGGTGACATGGTGGAAGCTGGGACCAACAACTCCATCTCCATCACCCTGGTGGGCGCCTATGGCGAGAGCCGCCAGACCACCATCTCCTTCCTGTTCCTGCCAGGGAAG gaGAGGAGCCTGTCTGTGCACTGTGGGCAGGACTTGGGCCCCATTGTCCTCATCCGCCTGCACAAGTGGCGGCTCTTCCTGGAGGATGCCTGGTTCTGCAAGGACGTCCGGGTGGCAGCCCCCAATGGCACCCTGTATCGCTTCCCCTGCTACCAGTGGCTGGAGGGAGTCACCACGGTGGAGGTGCGAGAGGGCTCAG GGAAGAAGCTGGTGGATGACAAGCTGCAGATCCTCAAGGAACATCGTCATCGGGAGCTGGCGGCACGGCAGGAGGCTTACcg GTGGAAGAACTTCGCCCAGGGCTGGCCCCGTTGCCTCAATGTGGACTCCATCTTCGAGCTGGACTCCAACATCCAGTTCTCCCGCATCAGGGCCAACAACTTCACTGGTTTCCTCATCTTCCA AGGGGCCTCCCACTTTCTGTCAGGGTTCCTACTGAGACGCAGCTCCTGGAACAGCCTGGATGAGATGCGCACCATCTTCTCCcggacacagggcagggacattG TACCTGAGTATGTGGCCAAGCACTGGCAAGAAGATGACTTCTTCGGTTCCCAGTTCCTCACTGGCAACAACCCCATCATCATCCATCGCTGCACCACACTGCCACTCAATTTCCCAGTGACACCAGAGATGGTTGCTGGCTCACTGGGAGGTGCCACTGACCTGGGCAAGGAGCTGCAAGAAGGTCGGATTTTCATTGTGGACTACAAGGTGCTGGAGGACATCCCAACCGACACCATTTACGGGCGCCAGCAGCACATAGCAGCCCCGCTCTGCCTGCTTCACCAAGGCACTGATGGGCTCCTGCGCCCCATCGCCATCCAG CTCAGCCAAACACCAggaccccacagccccatctTCCTGCCGAGTGATGATGAGTGGGACTGGCTGTTGGCCAAGACCTGGGTGCGCAACGCCGACTTCTACAGCCACCAGCTCCTCACCCACCTGCTGAGGACCCACCTGTTTGGGGAGGTCTTTGCCATCGCCACGCTGCGCCACCTGCCCACCTGTCACCCTCTCTTCAAG ctcctcatGCCCCACTTCCACTTCACACTGCACATCAACACCTTGGCCCGCAGTGTCCTCATAAACCAGGGTGGCCTCATTGACAAG CGAGGCCTGGAGCAGGTGACCTACACGTCCCTGTGCCTCCCCGACGACATCCGCCACCGTGGcatgtcccatgtccccaacTACTACTACCGAGACGATGGGATGAGCCTCTGGGAAGCCATTGAGAG CTTTGTCACCGGCATCGTCGCATTCTACTATGATGGGGATGCAGCAGTGAGCGGGGACACCGAGCTGCAGGCCTGGGTGATGGACATCTTCACCAATGGCTTCTTGGGCAGGACCTCCTCAG GTATTCCCTCGTCGCTGCAGACAGTGGTGGAGCTCATCAAGTTCCTCACCATGGTGATGTTCACCTGCTCGGCGCAGCACGCGGCTGTCAACAATGGGCAG TATGATCTGGGGGCCTTTGTCCCCAACGCCCCGTCCTCCATGCGCCACCCACCACCCAGCGAGAAGGGCCGGGCCTTCCTCCAGCACTTCCTCGACACCATTCCTGAGGTGGCCACCACTGCTAACATCCTGGTTGCCCTCATTCTCCTCAGCTCCCAACTCAAGGACAGG AGGCTCCTGGGACAGTACCCAGAGGAGTGGTTCACGGAGGCGGAACCCCGGCGGCTCATCCGGGCCTTCCAAGGGCGGCTGGAGGAGATCCGGGACCGGATTGAGGAGAGGAACCAACAGGCTGAGCTGAGATACAACTACCTGAACCCACTGGAGACGGAGAACAGCATCTCCAtctga
- the LOC131570241 gene encoding hydroperoxide isomerase ALOXE3-like isoform X1: MATYKVTVATGDMVEAGTNNSISITLVGAYGESRQTTISFLFLPGKERSLSVHCGQDLGPIVLIRLHKWRLFLEDAWFCKDVRVAAPNGTLYRFPCYQWLEGVTTVEVREGSGKKLVDDKLQILKEHRHRELAARQEAYRWKNFAQGWPRCLNVDSIFELDSNIQFSRIRANNFTGFLIFQGASHFLSGFLLRRSSWNSLDEMRTIFSRTQGRDIVPEYVAKHWQEDDFFGSQFLTGNNPIIIHRCTTLPLNFPVTPEMVAGSLGGATDLGKELQEGRIFIVDYKVLEDIPTDTIYGRQQHIAAPLCLLHQGTDGLLRPIAIQLSQTPGPHSPIFLPSDDEWDWLLAKTWVRNADFYSHQLLTHLLRTHLFGEVFAIATLRHLPTCHPLFKLLMPHFHFTLHINTLARSVLINQGGLIDKGSGVTYEGLLLVVQRGLEQVTYTSLCLPDDIRHRGMSHVPNYYYRDDGMSLWEAIESFVTGIVAFYYDGDAAVSGDTELQAWVMDIFTNGFLGRTSSGIPSSLQTVVELIKFLTMVMFTCSAQHAAVNNGQYDLGAFVPNAPSSMRHPPPSEKGRAFLQHFLDTIPEVATTANILVALILLSSQLKDRRLLGQYPEEWFTEAEPRRLIRAFQGRLEEIRDRIEERNQQAELRYNYLNPLETENSISI, translated from the exons ATGGCCACCTACAAGGTGACAGTGGCAACAGGTGACATGGTGGAAGCTGGGACCAACAACTCCATCTCCATCACCCTGGTGGGCGCCTATGGCGAGAGCCGCCAGACCACCATCTCCTTCCTGTTCCTGCCAGGGAAG gaGAGGAGCCTGTCTGTGCACTGTGGGCAGGACTTGGGCCCCATTGTCCTCATCCGCCTGCACAAGTGGCGGCTCTTCCTGGAGGATGCCTGGTTCTGCAAGGACGTCCGGGTGGCAGCCCCCAATGGCACCCTGTATCGCTTCCCCTGCTACCAGTGGCTGGAGGGAGTCACCACGGTGGAGGTGCGAGAGGGCTCAG GGAAGAAGCTGGTGGATGACAAGCTGCAGATCCTCAAGGAACATCGTCATCGGGAGCTGGCGGCACGGCAGGAGGCTTACcg GTGGAAGAACTTCGCCCAGGGCTGGCCCCGTTGCCTCAATGTGGACTCCATCTTCGAGCTGGACTCCAACATCCAGTTCTCCCGCATCAGGGCCAACAACTTCACTGGTTTCCTCATCTTCCA AGGGGCCTCCCACTTTCTGTCAGGGTTCCTACTGAGACGCAGCTCCTGGAACAGCCTGGATGAGATGCGCACCATCTTCTCCcggacacagggcagggacattG TACCTGAGTATGTGGCCAAGCACTGGCAAGAAGATGACTTCTTCGGTTCCCAGTTCCTCACTGGCAACAACCCCATCATCATCCATCGCTGCACCACACTGCCACTCAATTTCCCAGTGACACCAGAGATGGTTGCTGGCTCACTGGGAGGTGCCACTGACCTGGGCAAGGAGCTGCAAGAAGGTCGGATTTTCATTGTGGACTACAAGGTGCTGGAGGACATCCCAACCGACACCATTTACGGGCGCCAGCAGCACATAGCAGCCCCGCTCTGCCTGCTTCACCAAGGCACTGATGGGCTCCTGCGCCCCATCGCCATCCAG CTCAGCCAAACACCAggaccccacagccccatctTCCTGCCGAGTGATGATGAGTGGGACTGGCTGTTGGCCAAGACCTGGGTGCGCAACGCCGACTTCTACAGCCACCAGCTCCTCACCCACCTGCTGAGGACCCACCTGTTTGGGGAGGTCTTTGCCATCGCCACGCTGCGCCACCTGCCCACCTGTCACCCTCTCTTCAAG ctcctcatGCCCCACTTCCACTTCACACTGCACATCAACACCTTGGCCCGCAGTGTCCTCATAAACCAGGGTGGCCTCATTGACAAG GGTTCCGGGGTGACCTatgaggggctgctgctggtggtgcagCGAGGCCTGGAGCAGGTGACCTACACGTCCCTGTGCCTCCCCGACGACATCCGCCACCGTGGcatgtcccatgtccccaacTACTACTACCGAGACGATGGGATGAGCCTCTGGGAAGCCATTGAGAG CTTTGTCACCGGCATCGTCGCATTCTACTATGATGGGGATGCAGCAGTGAGCGGGGACACCGAGCTGCAGGCCTGGGTGATGGACATCTTCACCAATGGCTTCTTGGGCAGGACCTCCTCAG GTATTCCCTCGTCGCTGCAGACAGTGGTGGAGCTCATCAAGTTCCTCACCATGGTGATGTTCACCTGCTCGGCGCAGCACGCGGCTGTCAACAATGGGCAG TATGATCTGGGGGCCTTTGTCCCCAACGCCCCGTCCTCCATGCGCCACCCACCACCCAGCGAGAAGGGCCGGGCCTTCCTCCAGCACTTCCTCGACACCATTCCTGAGGTGGCCACCACTGCTAACATCCTGGTTGCCCTCATTCTCCTCAGCTCCCAACTCAAGGACAGG AGGCTCCTGGGACAGTACCCAGAGGAGTGGTTCACGGAGGCGGAACCCCGGCGGCTCATCCGGGCCTTCCAAGGGCGGCTGGAGGAGATCCGGGACCGGATTGAGGAGAGGAACCAACAGGCTGAGCTGAGATACAACTACCTGAACCCACTGGAGACGGAGAACAGCATCTCCAtctga